The following is a genomic window from Citrifermentans bemidjiense Bem.
GTCGCACCCTATGATGAAGTTCCCTTCCACATGCCTGATCCCCGCCTCCCTGGCCCAGCGCACCGCATTTTCAACCTGCCCGACCGTGATCCCTTTCCCCATCAACTCCAAGAGGCGCGGACTGCCACTCTCGACGCCGAAGGCCACCTTCTCGCAGCCGCAGCGCCGCATCAGCCGCAACAGTTCCGGCGTCACCGTGTTTACCCTGGTGTCGCAGTTCCAGGAACGGATGCCGCTGCGCGTGAGGATCTCGCAGATGACTGCGGCGCGCTCGGGGTTGAGCGTGAAGGTGTCGTCGGCAATGACCACGTGGTTCACCTTCTGCTCGCGCACCATCCGGTCCAGCTCGTCGGCTATGAAGAGAGGGTCACGGAAACGGACGCTCCTGCCGAAGGTGGCCTGGATGGCGCAGAAGGAGCAGGCGACCGGGCAGCCGCGAGAAGTGAAGAGTTCGCCGGAGCGTAGCGCGTTGGAAAAACCGCGGCTGGAATGGCCGGCACGAAGGGAGTAGTCGAGTAGGTCGCGGGCAGGAAAAGGAAGGGAGTCGAGGTCGGAAACCAGCTCGCGGGACGAGTTCACCCTCACCCCGTCCTCGGACCGGTAGGCGATCCCCCGAATGTCTTGGCCGGCTCCGCCCTCGCGCAGCCTCAGGCAAAGTTCCGCAAGCGTCAGCTCCCCCTCTCCCCGGACCAGGTAGTCAAAGGAGGGGAACTCTTCCAGCGTCTCTTTGGGAAGGGCGCTCGCGTGGCTCCCCCCTATCACGGTGACCGTGTCGCCGCGCCGCCGCTTCACTGCACGGGCTAGCTCGGCCGCGCTCTCTATGGTGGGGGTAGTGGCGGAAAAGCCGACCACCGCCGGGGAAAGCCGCTGCAAAAGCGCCCCAAGGTGCTCTTCGCTGTAGGGGGTCGCCTCGTAGTCGGCGATGTCCACCTGCAGCCCTGCCAGGCGCAGGCTGGAGGCGAGGT
Proteins encoded in this region:
- a CDS encoding B12-binding domain-containing radical SAM protein, producing the protein MSGAPTRGAAQVEPGSVLLVRPPDPFQGAALLSHTRPMNLAYLASSLRLAGLQVDIADYEATPYSEEHLGALLQRLSPAVVGFSATTPTIESAAELARAVKRRRGDTVTVIGGSHASALPKETLEEFPSFDYLVRGEGELTLAELCLRLREGGAGQDIRGIAYRSEDGVRVNSSRELVSDLDSLPFPARDLLDYSLRAGHSSRGFSNALRSGELFTSRGCPVACSFCAIQATFGRSVRFRDPLFIADELDRMVREQKVNHVVIADDTFTLNPERAAVICEILTRSGIRSWNCDTRVNTVTPELLRLMRRCGCEKVAFGVESGSPRLLELMGKGITVGQVENAVRWAREAGIRHVEGNFIIGCDPSETREDLEQTRRLIRGLPWSFVSVSVVVPYPGTPLREKMLAAGLIEPGVPWEDYVIFGKKPRWRTTNFSAEELLECQRSFTRSFYLRPRYVLEQLAAIRSREELGYWTRAGLSYLKWYATGKM